The following DNA comes from Quercus robur chromosome 1, dhQueRobu3.1, whole genome shotgun sequence.
GCCACCACCGCCGCATTAATGTgaaagtgatacctgaacaataattttcagtCTTATAGTTACTCCTAAAGACTTTAGGAAGGTGCTGATAGGATAAGAATCAACACCAGCGACCTTATCTACACGAGGAGGGTGgagatgaaagaaagaagataatataaaatagaaaggagACCCTGAGGGAAAAGGGATTGAGAATTAAGAGAAAAAGACTGTAGGAATAAGAACTGGACTTGTAACCAAATTCAAAAGAGATATATACAAGAATTGATCTCCTCATATTGTGTCAATGatgattttatttggaaaaactAGTCTACCTTTGGGCCTAGATCCTGTTACCTTATGGGCTTGGGAATCAAATCGTGCCCTTACAAAAACCAAATCCTATGAAAATGAATCTACATATTGTTGGAGACCAAAGGGCTAAATAATGAAAGAGAAAAGATATTTAATGGAACAAACAATGAAATTTTAGATGTTTGGAGGCTTGAAATCTCTTTCCCTAAACAATATTTGCCCCTACTTGAGTTACCAAAAGGTTATTACAAACTTGTTCATAAAATACAACTTAGTTTATTGGGttacaaataacaattttgaggaaaatctacaaaatttctaaaagttTCGTGATTTTACAAGAGAAatcaatttttatgtaatttatgagagtttaaattatatatatagaccaTGAAAGTCACAAATAAATGCTATAATTGTTAGAAAACCAACTTGATATTattgcatgattaatttaaagaTATTTATGTTTCAACATGTATCTATTcagtttctcaaaagaaaaaaaatgaaaaaaaaaaacatgttttctatTCATTATTACCTCTTCACAACAACTCCACCAAATAGATCCAATTATTTGAAACTATCTAAAAGTCTACAACtatagaacatttttttttctcctaataATTCAATAGCTAGGGAGGGGGTTTAAATTTTGGATATCTATGTTGGAAATACTAGAAAATATTCATTCAGTTATGAAGCTCTTAACACCACTTTAAAAGTCTACATCATTAATTCAATTCTTGTAGAAGAACTACTCCACCTCCTATCCTTTCTCACGTTATCCTCTATTGGTGTGTAACCCCTAGTAGATGGGACATGTGATTTGAATTAGAGATAATTAGACTTGGATTCTTCGATTTTTATaaccaataattcacttggtataaaaattaaaaattagataggacatgtggcacaaaattgcgagttcaattgaaatctaattgtttttttttttcttctgaattttagcttttagcaagATATACGTgtgtgagtatatatatatatatatatataacacattttttaacaatataatataagtgattttctatttttctatagAGTTTAAGTATATGAATGGTGAAAATGCGGGTAAATTATTCATTAATaatatagtaataataaattatttgttCCAACAAGAAAATCAATAAAGTTAACTACCCTATCGTACATGTGTAGAGTTATTGATTTCTTCCACTTAAAGATTCATGCATGTGTTTAGTGAATTTATGCATTTGCCTATGATTGAAATAGTCCTTGCTGTTATGAgatataggggaaaaaaatgaacACACCCACACTCAATAATCACTTCTATACTACTTGGGTAatcatactttttcttttgtgtttggtctaataaaaaaaattgaagaagagaTATATAAAATTACTAGCCTCTTTGCACAGGAGTTGTGTGTACgataaagcatttttttttttttttgatttagtgtcataatttttcattcatctcaaattttgaattataacacaatccaaaaattaaataaaagaaaccaatGAGTCttgataaaactaaaaaaaaaaaaaaggttggaaTATGGTCTTGAAGGAAATATTAAAAGTGgactgagatttttttttttttttttttgggataaatttgTTTTGAAGACATGAATTAGTCGGAGAGTGttttattttgtaggcatttttaaatgaagttggagatatatttttactaggttgttctcaaattttattCCAATTAAACGTAAGGTCTAAGGGTATTTCAGAACTATAAAAAAGTccaatcaaaagagaaaaaaatatgttatAGATAGTATAGGTTAATATATATTTGCACaagtaatatattaatataaatactcagcgaaaataaaataatatggaaaaagtttatttagcaaaaaaaaaaaaatttgtaactattGCATGTGATTTCTATTTTCCATTCAATTGTTCAATGTGTTTTATTGTAGTTTTGAGACTTTGACAAAACAAGCTCACCGTAGTCACATTCACATTAACCAAAAATGAGTAAAGCTAGAGAGTAGAGATACATTATTTACCATAATTTTGATCATGTGACGAGTTGTAATTCGTAAAAATATGATAGTGGATTATGTAGGAACACATATTTACCAATTATAACTCACAACGTGACGAGGAGTTGTGCCACAAAATTGTGACAAATTATGCCAtcctagcattactcttaaaaaatgaaaattggttTAAAATAGGAATATACTCACGGTGACGTGGCAGTACATTGACACTGTAGAAACATGACCGAACCGGAGAGAACCCAGCCCAACCCGTTACCCCTTAAAATCAGCCAAGCAAAGCGCCCTTACTCCTTACTCCTTACTCCTTTCATTTCCATCCCCTCTCTCTCGCTCGCCATTCGCAACTCGCTGTTATCGCTGAATAATTCATCAAATCCCAAATCTCAGCAGGtaattcgttttttttttttttttttttcaattccctTAGCTGAAATTAGAATTGTGAATCATCTCTGATTAGTTTTTGTGATGTTTTGAGATCTAGGGTTTGTGATATtgataaatctgtttttgttaATTTCTCGGATATTTGATTTTCTGATTTGCTTGTATAATTTTGGCTTTTGATTGGATCTAGCTCTGTTAACTGTTAGGTCTCTCTATTCGGGTGTTTAGGTTTTGTGGCCATTGTAATTGGAACAATACTGGCTGgtttttaagtgtttggttTATGTCTAGAGTGGGCTAAATTGCTATGTAATTTTCGTTTAGAACATtctttatcattattattaacaCCGATTTGTGTGAAAAGTTTGGCTCCAGACCTAAGAAGCACGAACACTTCATTTGGGGGGCCGAACCCGTGTCCTACCGGTATTGTATTCGCCAtgtaatgttatattttttcaaaaattgttcaTGTCATTGTGTTGAACCCATACCCGGACCTGTGTCTGTGCTTTCTAGCTATCTCCTCAAACCCACTACGTCGCTATTTATGAGAttatttatatgtattatttaaacaagtcacgtaactcaataaaaaaaaccacGTTATCAAAAGTACACATGAATGGTCTTTTCAATAGCTAGAGAGTGGGTTAGAGGAAGACAGCTGCAAACTGGTCTGgagttaaaaaattttctataaaaatctagagagagagagagagagaggccgaGGTCTTTACCCGGTATTTGCTATGTGTTTCCTCAGTCAATGGGAGCATACTGGGTTGTAGAGTGTTGGGATATTTTAGAGTACTTATCATGTAAAGCAAGTGTGATTTTGAACCTTTTGTTATAGATTTCATATGATAAATTCCATGGATTTTTGGTCATGACTGGAGGGTTTTATCATGTCTTTATTCACACCTGAGATCCTGTTTTTGCTGGGTGATAACATGCAACCATGACTGAGGTGCTAAACCTTGGTTTCTGTTACTTCATTCCCTTTTAGTGGACCATCGGTGCCCTCAATTGAATGTTGCCTTTGAAGCAtgtatctattttttctttgtggATGTTGGAGGAGAGATCTTCCATGAGatatggttgtttgtttgtgggAAGTTGTGCTCCTAATCTCCTTAGCTTATTTACTGTAGAATTGGTGAGGTGGGAAGGCAAGGGACATGAAGTTACAACTATTAAGTTCTACGCCTTTGgagaaaaaattacttataACTAGCATTGGCAAATAGGATAATTGAGGGATGAAGCTTGGAGATAAAAAGGATGGATTTTTGGTTTACTTAGTGGGGTAGTGAGAACAAAGACTACAGGTTTTCTGTGATGATAGTTTCATCACTTGGGGAAcatcatatataatattttttgataacGTTGGGAATAtcattatataattaaattgatCAGTTCAAAATTCATAATGCAGCATGACAGAAGTCACAGAACAACCATTTCGACCACGGGAGAAGCTTATTGAGAAGCAAAAATACTACCAAAACATCCGCAAACACACATACCTCAAAGGACCATTTGATAAGATAACCTCAGTTGCCATTCCAGCTGCTTTGGCTGCCACTTCGCTTTTTCTTATTGTGAGTTTCAATATATACTTGTCTTATGAAGAACTTATGGAGAAAATTAGAATTTATCCTATTTGCATGTCATGGATGAATCTTtaacattttacattttacaTTTATCCAGGGACGAGGGATCTATAATATGGCTAATGGCATTGGAAAGAAAGAATGAGGCAGCAATCTCTATTTGATGATAGAGATGGACCAAGTGTTTGACAGCTCAAATTTCATAGCTTAGAAGTCCTGGGTTGGACCAATGATTTTCTCTAAGTATTTTATTTGTACCCTGTAATAATGGCTTAGTGGCAGCTTGTTGCTACCAATGGAAATTGGAACTTTATCATTATTGGCTTTTTATCTGTTTGTTTCACAATGCATGATTAAATCTCAGGCGTCTTCTTTTTTGATACAACATTTTGATATGACATTACAACTTGCCCTTGGGCTTCATGTGTGCATTTCTCTAGATTTGATGGAGGGAATTGGGGGATTTATACGGGATGGGATTTTATCTCAAAGGATATGTGCACATGTATGCTTTGACCTACGCAAGCAATAAAcagactttttattattattactactatTATTATCGTCTATCGGTAATCTACAATTTTGAGACAGAAAAAAATGTATTGAGAAGCAATGGCATGTTTGACGAACTTATGCATCTTGTTTGTTTGGAGAAAGAGATGCAACTAATATCATTTCTTTGTACATTTACTTTTATGTACATGCACATCAAGTAGATACTGGTAAAGCTAATGAGCTTTAGTTCAAAATGGTTTCTTTTCTCCCATGTATGAATAGGGTAGAATGTGAGGTTGTGGTTAAAAACCTATGGGTAGCACTGTAGCAGTTCTAATTACCAAGATAAAAAGGCATAGTAATATAGTAGGCAGTAGGCAGTAGCTAATAATTAGTAGAGATTGTTGCCACTATAAcactacttttgtttttttgggtactGATTAATTGAACTACAAGGCTCTTTACACCACAATTGCATTATAGTTTAGGGTGTATCTCTGTTAGGTTATCGATGGGTTTTGTCCAAGATATTTATTCATTTGATTAAAACTTTTATCATACTTAACAGACTCCAATGGTTCAAGTTTGAATCcaattctttagtttggttatagCTGGATTGATCTAAAGATGACAATCGGGAAAGCTACCAGGTAAAAAACCAAGATATGCATTAGTTTAGTTATTTTCCTGCCAATTCTTGACAGTTTTTCCATGCGATTGTGACTACAAATTCAGTCCTTTTGTGGTAATTTAGCAAGGTATGAGTAGAAGATTTTTATCGTCTAACCCAATTCAGTCCTTTTGTGGTAATTTAGCAAGGTATGAGTAGAAGATTTTTATCGTCTAACCCATGGGGAGGGGAACGACTTGTGTCCAGTGGCTAGTTTCACTAGATACGTTGGGATATGAACACGTGTCCAATTTAACTTATAGGAAGGGGAATGGCTTGTGTCCAGTGGCCAGTTTCATTGGATACGTTGGGATACGGACATATGTCCAAGATTGGACATGTGTCTGTATCCCAACGTGTCCAATGGAACTGGACACGTGTCCGCATCACAACGTGTCTAGTGGAACTGGCCACTGGACACAAACGTCACCCTATGGGGAGACCACTTTTTGATATATGAGATTCTAAAGATAAGGACTTGGAAGCTTGgggtaacccaaaaaatgaccaaaggtACGATTTATTATGAATCACACAAATAATTCAtaggaaaaaacaaagaagaagaatgagtgTCAAAATGAATGAGATAAGGTCATCTATATTATGTTATTTCTTACTAcacaaatcaaattaaaaagttGAAGATTCATTAGAAGACATAGTCACAACAAATAATCTTGATATGCCATATGTTTTTATTAGCatatggcaaaaaaaaaaaaaaaaaaaaaaagctactttatgTAAAGCGGTAAAGCCACTTTAGTAAGTTGTGTAATGTAATGATCTCCTCTTATTTATATCTTTAATTTATTCCAACTGTAATCTAGACataagattttgattttgattttcttttttttaaaaagatgtaattattttaaaaattcaatggtcttaaaatatttatgtaaattacataaaatcaaataaagacCATATGATTTACATATGACTAAAAATTGAATAGAATTAGAAGATTTAAATAGGAGGGGATTTCATCTCGTTAACAATGcatttgttcttatctttttaTAAGCTAACAGttactttatatttttgtctTCTTTACTAATCTTGCTTATGAAAGTAGAACAACTATTCTTGTAaagatcaacaagtgtaagagtagactcatattttaatttatgatgTTCAAGTAATAGAATATTAAGGAGTTAACTTATTTTTAAGTAATCATGCTATTTATTTATGATGGAATTGtagataaaatgacaaaaagtgGGTGGAATTCATTCtcatcaccccccccccccccccaaaaaaagtctataactttatattttatatgtaaataattatacttttaaaataaaaaatgattttttttttttagagtttcaatctTTAGGTTTCtaatgatagctttttattattagaccaagacaccaatcagtttttggtgtaggcagagATCGAACCTTAGATTTTTTATACAATCATTaaagattttatcaattgaggtaactgaaacccacaaaaaatgtaaagtttcaaaaataaataaataaataatgaaaatttgaaaactatacataaacaaaattaaaaaaaaaaaaaaaaaaaccctactaaggaaaaaagaagaagaagaagagggaaaataATTTGGTAAAtactctcttctcttctcttcacTTCTCTTCACCGCTGCTCAATTCACTCTTCCCATACGTACGCAGATTCCTGCGAAAAAGTGGGCTTGCAGTTGAAGGTGTGCTCTCTCTCTGTTTCATAGTTCTCttcattcaaattttaaatagggTTCCGCGTTTAATGGATCCGACACAACACCCAATCATCTTACTTTTGTTGTTGTCTTCGTATTTCACTTTCATTTACCATCTACAGAGGTTAATTTTGGTATCACATAaactatatgttttttttttccttaaatttcttCAAATGTTAGGTTATGGCTTAATAGTTTTGAGAGATCTTCAATGCTCAATTCCATCTGTAATGTCACTGTGACATGTAGGAAAGATGAGAGTGActgattaattttcttttgcttttggaaaaaaaaacaaattgaacaTTCTGGGCTTGTTGATAATGCAAAACCTTTATTGAAGGTGCACCGTTTGTATAAAGTTTCAATGTTTGGGAAAGTTAAGCTGAAGAGTAATTTAATTGAGTTTCAGAAACTTCTTAGGTGATTCAGtttctaatttaattttcttggtCTGAAGTGATTTTGTAGTTGAGAGATTTGAGTCTATTTGGATATAGAAATGGGCAATGTATGTTGGACATTCTATCAAATTTAGATAGCTAATGGTAATATTTTAATCGGCGGCACAGGTTCAGTCGATGAGTAATTAATACAAATTATGTGTTTCCTGGCCAAGCATTAAGAAGTTCTAGGGGTGTATTGCAGTGTAAACAGTGGTTATTGACAATAATGATGGTTGCACGGCGCCATGAGAGTGAGTGCATGCCAGTTTCAGAATGGTTGCTGACCAATGGTGTGTTGTAATTTAATATCATTAGGGAATTAGAGCAAGCTTTACAGGAAAATAAAATGTCTTGGATGGTTTTGTAATATGCATATGAGAATAGAGGGATCTGTGGCTGAAACAGATGTAAAGTTTCCCGAATAACCTCAATTCATGTTGTTATGCCCAAGGAAGTGCTGAAACTAATTGTTGGCATGGTTTTGTTTACGAGGATTTGGAACCTATGGAATGTGGATATATGATGTCGTATGGAAGCTTGATTGGGTGTATAAAGTTGGGACTAGTTGGTTACTTGGTTTAGCCCATCGcatgtatgaaaaaaaaaaaaaaaagaatgcatGAAGGAAGTCTTGTTAGTTGTTACCAAAACTTTTATTCAGAAACAGTCGGTTGCTTTTCAGTTGCTTCTAATCCAATATCCTGACAAATAAAGTTTGTGGTAGcctttaatttttgttacaattgaTTTATTTATCATTACAAATGAAATAGATATATTTTAATAAGTATATACATCAAGGTTAATTGGATGtgcaaaatatttaataataagtaataaatatTCAATTGAATGGCATTTAACTGTGAGGTAGTAGGTGGAAGAATGCCGAAGGTTAAGACCAACCGTATCAAGTACCCAGCTGGGTGGGAGTTGATTGAGCCTACTCTTCATGAACTAGATGCTAAGATGAGAGAAGGTTGATGACATGTTTGATGCTGCTATCATCTTGATCTAGTAAAGTTGTTTCCAttctttttaaacctttttgTTCTAAAGGTGCTCTAATCTTTTGTTGGTTTGGCAGCTGAACTTGATCCACATGATGGCAAGAGAAAGTGTGAAGCATTATGgccaattttcaaaattgccCATCAAAAGAGCCGCTACGTTTTTGATCTTTACCACAAAAGGACTGACATATCTAAAGAGCTGTATCAGTTCTGCTTGGATCAAGGTTATGCAGACCGCAATCTAATTGCAAAGTGGAAAAAGGTTTGCTACAGAAATTCAATATGAAAAATGTAGTATATAGGGCATTTTTGTAATGCTGAATATAATCTATATTTCCTAGGGCTGGACATTTTAAACTATTATGTTTGAAACAGtgagttgaaaattgaaaaaatgttCCCTGTTTTGTAATGTAAATCAAATAAAGATCTTatatttggaaatatttttttttctttcaaattagTTAATGTCTTTATAAATGTCTGAGCAAAGTAGATAAGCTAGGAATATTTGCTTTACTTTTGACTTGGTAATTGTTAATGTTTTAGTGGAAATGAGTGGCGCCTATTTAGTCCATTATTATTTAGAAATACTCTTAATCGGTTTTTGCTCTGAACTGCAGCCAGGATATGAACGTCTTTGCTGCCTACGTTGCATACAGCCAAGGGATCACAACTTTGCCACGACTTGTGTGTGCCGAGTTCCGAAGCATTTGAGGGAAGAGAAAGATGTGGAGTGTGTGCATTGTGGATGTATGGGTTGTGCAAGTGGGGATTGAGTGTTTATATGGCATTCAAAGTTATGAGTTTTCCCCTTGCCACAGCCTAGTTGCAACTGTTGTAGCTAAACTATTTATGTTCCTGAATGTATGCCAAACTTATTATGGTAGCTGAAATTAATGACTCTTTAACTTGTGACTCTGGCCAACATGAAGCAAACGTGTGAATGCTATCTAAAGCTGGTTTGACAAAAATCATAGTCCTATTATCCAAGTTCTTTATATGCATGGTCAAATTAAGCATTCTTGTACCAACTCAGTATTTCAAGCACTGTCCCCATCAGTTTCTCCTTCCAACTTCCAAGCTATCAGGTAGCCCAATTATATAAGGGTAATGCTACAAAGGCAACATTTTTTCACAACTGTTCTCGACTGAGTTGGTAAGTTGTTACTGACCTCATAATGAATTAGGTGGCCTGATATCTTGAGGGACTTAAAAGATAGGTTTGAAGTTTGATGGATTGATATTTTATATAGttgaattataattaaatatattgcTATTTAGAACTagcttattttctttcattatttctaCATATTCTTCAAGAATTATGATCTATTGACTATACAGTTAAATCTCCAATTTTGACCTCTGACTTTGCTTAAATACTCTTCTTGTTATTGCACTTGTTACTAACCTGTCTCAGTCCCCAATCAATTTTGTTAGTGTGCCTTTTTATTTCTCGGTGTGGGGGCTTGGGAGGATTGATTTAGCCCTAGTCAAGTGTTGGGTCGTTGTCACTCAAGCCTCTTTATTTTGATTAGCTTGGAACAAGGGAATTGAGAGATATGGATACCTCATAGTTGGTTGCTATAACGTGCTAAGTATCCACTGTTTCCCAATATCAATGGGGCTAGACTTGAGGTAACCTATCCTGTGGATTGGTCCAGTTTGCATTAATAAGTGGGTCAATTACCTAAGCCAAAATAACAGTGACAAAGTAAAGAATCTGTGAGGAAAGTAATGCTTATGGTAGACATTTTGATGCTGAAATATGGGCATCCTTGCCTTTATTTTCAAAGTTACCTACTTTCCATGGCATTTATATATGATGAAGACATGTTGTGAAAGAAAGACTTAGGAGACAGATTAATATAAAAgtttcatatcattttttattttgaaattttggtgTGAGGGTGCCGGTCGTTTAGGGGTTGCCAATTTCTGcaataatcaaataaaaccCAGTATGAGCAGCTGACAATTTTGGACAATAAATTCTGTTGACAATTTGATCACTCCAATTTTTAGGATTGGCACGGTCACAGTTTGGACATCTTCAACGTCTAGAAGAGAATTGCTGCTACTTGCATGCATAGCCTTGCGTGGACTACTATTCCGTGGTGTGTATATAGAATAGGAAATTGCATGATACAGATTGATGTTGATTGCTCATGCCTCATGCTAGATGATGCTTATGGACATGTTAATTAAGATAATGTTCACTTAGTTGCTGGGCTAggagaaataaaattttgaaatttattggtAATTGCTTATGAATATTGATGAATAACATCTTTTCTCTTATTCTAGTTGTATGCattatagtttttgtttttgctatcactcatttacatttttgttctttttacaAGCATATTTTCTACTTCAGCTTTCATGGTTCATAATGAAGTGAGAAATGCCCTTGACCTTCAATAGTATTTCTTtacatttttgttctttttaccAGTATATTTTCTACTTCAGCTTTCTTGTTTCATGATGAAGTGAGAAATGCCCTTGACCTTGAATAGTATttctttttgtccttttttttttgggttcataaACAATAAGGGGAGAATGAGATCATGACGTTACTCCATAAATCCATGATTTTTGTTTATCAATAAAAATGCCTGATCTTGTAGGCAAAAGAAGTCCTTGAATGCACTCAGTGCCTATCTATATCAAAATGATATACTTGAAGAAGTAAGTCTATGTAAAAGAGTCAGTAAAGTTTGTCAGCTGAGatggtttaaaaaatttcttcataCCTTAATTATTGAGAAAAAACTTTGGTCTTGCAACCAAAAGTCCTTGCGTGCATTGTCACTGAGTGCTTGTCTACATCAAAATGATCTACATTTTGCACTCAAAATGACCTCTTTTTAAAGAAGCAAGTTTGGTCTTGTTTCACAATTAACAAACTTTGATAAGTTAATCAGTTGCTTAAAAAGATCTTAAAACTAAATATTTCAAGACTTCCAGAATCAAGGACAGGGATTTCTTCACATTAGATATTTTGAGCATGTTGTTATTTAAATGAGACAAGCTTTATaatcataaaaacataacattttAGGACTTAGCTTACCTCCAGTGCTCTTGTGCCCTACATAAAACATATGTATGACACGTATCCTAAAGTATTTATATGTCGACTTAGTGTCTCGTTCAGTGCACATGAACATTGGATAGAGGCTTAACTTGACCtcctatttttaggcttgtacTTTTCCATTATTTGAACAATTCAAGTTACTTTGTGTTTGAGCTTCAacgcttcaaaaaaaaaagcatatactGCACTTGCCGGGTCGAGTTGGTTAAAGTTGCTACATAAGGAAGCTGTgatatcaaatatatttatttttaatgaagtttATCTGAATTTCAGGTTCATCTCACTGTTTCTTTGACAAAATCACTTGGACAGAGTAGAGCTCTTAAGGTTTAGCCTTTGTTGACTTGATAAAAATATTGGAGCTCTTGATTGATCTTGGAAATGCATTGTAGAACTAAGTaccatatatatcatatattattattaatcaaTGAAGAGAGGTCATGGTACAGCAAGTGAGCTTGGTATTCCGAAAATGGCCCGGCCCAACTGGAACCTAGTCAACCTATGACAACGCGGTGCAAACTACAGATGCAAAGATCAAAATAAAGACCTTCTAGATTGGACTAAAAATAATGGGTTTTGGCTGAGTTATTAATTTTCCAGGTCAAAGTTGGTGTAATAGCATCTCTCCTTTAAACAAATGTGAAATTCTAATGGGAAATTTTGAAGCAATTGCATGTGTTCCCACCATCACTTGGTTAGTGATTACAATTAAAATATcatggtttgataataaaataagtttctATGACTTTGTGTCTAGTGT
Coding sequences within:
- the LOC126722205 gene encoding uncharacterized protein LOC126722205, encoding MTEVTEQPFRPREKLIEKQKYYQNIRKHTYLKGPFDKITSVAIPAALAATSLFLIGRGIYNMANGIGKKE
- the LOC126722211 gene encoding protein BUD31 homolog 1-like, which produces MPKVKTNRIKYPAGWELIEPTLHELDAKMREAELDPHDGKRKCEALWPIFKIAHQKSRYVFDLYHKRTDISKELYQFCLDQGYADRNLIAKWKKPGYERLCCLRCIQPRDHNFATTCVCRVPKHLREEKDVECVHCGCMGCASGD